A genomic region of Sandaracinaceae bacterium contains the following coding sequences:
- the cheB gene encoding chemotaxis-specific protein-glutamate methyltransferase CheB: protein MRELRVLVVDDSAFNRKLIGEILETIDGVKVVGKAANGEEALRMLGAMEPDLITLDLEMPKMDGFSFLRFVMARRPTPVIVVSSHSAKQNVFRALELGALDFVAKPAAAPGERLNVIREELIQKVMMVRQLQPARIGRDAARSTVSSILRTVPKADERPLPSQDAPRHLLVIASSTGGPSALVDMFASFDSDLPVAVLVVQHMPVRFTRTFAERLDRLGGLRVTEAVDGDRLRAGRSLVCPGGRCIEVARVRDGFAVRVVPPDPDDRYVPSADRALTSAARIAGKRVTAVVMTGMGDDGSKGVVDVKREHGRVIVQDPEDAIIDGMPKCALKTGVVDESLPLKVLGNRLARLFADS from the coding sequence ACGGCGTGAAGGTCGTCGGGAAGGCCGCGAACGGAGAAGAAGCGCTCCGCATGCTGGGCGCGATGGAGCCCGATCTCATCACGCTCGACCTCGAGATGCCGAAGATGGACGGCTTCAGCTTCCTGCGCTTCGTCATGGCGCGCCGGCCGACGCCCGTCATCGTCGTCTCGAGCCACTCGGCCAAGCAGAACGTCTTCCGGGCGCTCGAGCTCGGCGCGCTCGACTTCGTGGCCAAGCCCGCCGCCGCGCCAGGCGAGCGCCTCAACGTCATCCGCGAGGAGCTCATCCAGAAGGTGATGATGGTGCGGCAGCTGCAGCCTGCGCGCATCGGGCGCGACGCCGCGCGCTCCACCGTCAGCTCCATCCTCCGCACGGTGCCCAAGGCGGACGAGCGCCCGCTTCCGTCCCAGGACGCGCCCCGGCACCTGCTGGTGATCGCGTCGTCGACCGGCGGCCCGTCCGCGCTCGTCGACATGTTCGCGAGCTTCGACTCCGACCTGCCCGTGGCCGTGCTCGTCGTGCAGCACATGCCCGTCCGCTTCACCCGCACCTTCGCCGAGCGGCTCGACCGGCTCGGAGGGCTCCGCGTCACCGAGGCGGTCGACGGGGATCGCCTGCGCGCGGGCCGCTCGCTCGTCTGCCCGGGCGGTCGCTGCATCGAGGTGGCTCGCGTGCGAGATGGCTTCGCCGTGCGCGTGGTCCCGCCCGACCCCGACGACCGCTACGTGCCCTCGGCCGACCGCGCGCTCACCTCCGCGGCGCGCATCGCCGGCAAGCGCGTCACCGCCGTGGTGATGACCGGCATGGGCGACGACGGGTCCAAGGGCGTCGTCGACGTCAAGCGCGAGCACGGCCGCGTCATCGTGCAGGACCCCGAGGACGCCATCATCGACGGCATGCCCAAGTGCGCCCTCAAGACGGGCGTGGTGGACGAGTCGCTCCCCCTGAAAGTGCTCGGGAATCGCCTCGCCCGGCTCTTCGCCGACTCGTGA
- a CDS encoding GAF domain-containing protein encodes MSDEESEKQRGQRTSDVPVDLTRERETFVRQFLRKGVELTETVLEENKTLHDKLNAAQREIAMLRAQVASDDAIRDLIKKIDSLESERNKLLEKSTELEETTRQKETRNVEVEQELHDLANLYIASSHLHSTLSVRGVVKHLKELLQQLVGADIYAIYLMDGDGEVAHPLACDGIELSALSPVTKGEGMVGEVLMTGIAKVSERWEKGGTLEAPLAAVPIMVRDQAVGAIAVATVFEQKEQWAAVDHELFKLLGSHAATALIAANLFADAEGALVALSGVAGHLSKPSTSPS; translated from the coding sequence ATGTCGGACGAGGAATCGGAGAAGCAGCGCGGGCAGCGGACGAGCGACGTCCCGGTGGATCTCACCCGGGAGCGCGAGACGTTCGTGCGTCAGTTCTTGCGCAAGGGCGTCGAGCTGACCGAGACCGTGCTCGAGGAGAACAAGACCCTCCACGACAAGCTCAACGCCGCGCAGCGCGAGATCGCGATGCTCCGCGCGCAGGTCGCGAGCGACGACGCCATCCGAGACCTGATCAAGAAGATCGACTCCCTCGAGTCCGAGCGGAACAAGCTCCTCGAGAAGTCCACCGAGCTCGAAGAGACCACGCGCCAGAAAGAGACGCGCAACGTCGAGGTGGAGCAGGAGCTGCACGATCTGGCGAACCTCTACATCGCGAGCTCCCACCTCCACTCCACGCTCTCGGTGCGTGGGGTCGTCAAGCACCTGAAGGAGCTGCTCCAGCAGCTCGTCGGGGCCGACATCTACGCCATCTACCTGATGGACGGCGACGGCGAGGTGGCCCACCCGCTCGCGTGTGATGGCATCGAGCTGTCCGCGCTCTCCCCCGTCACCAAGGGCGAGGGCATGGTCGGCGAGGTGCTGATGACCGGCATCGCGAAGGTCAGCGAGCGCTGGGAGAAGGGCGGCACCCTCGAGGCGCCGCTCGCCGCCGTCCCGATCATGGTCCGCGACCAGGCGGTCGGCGCCATCGCGGTGGCCACCGTCTTCGAACAGAAAGAGCAGTGGGCGGCGGTCGACCACGAGCTGTTCAAGCTGCTCGGCAGCCACGCCGCGACCGCGCTCATCGCGGCCAATCTCTTCGCCGACGCCGAGGGCGCGCTCGTCGCGCTCTCGGGGGTGGCCGGACACCTGTCCAAACCTTCAACTTCTCCTTCCTGA